The following nucleotide sequence is from Kineobactrum salinum.
ACACCGCATCCACTTCCTCGATACTCATGCCCTCGATCGGGTTGTCCTTGTGCACATAAACGGCCAGCGCGTCGATCGCCACCGGCACAGCGGTGGGTTTGTAACCGTAGCGGGTCTCGAAGGCCTCGATTTCCTTGTCCTTCATGTCACGGCTCATCGGACCCAGGTTGGACGTACCCTCGGTCAGTGCAGGCGGTGCCGTGGAGGAGCCGGCCGCCTGGATCTGGATGTTCACATTGGGATAAGCACGCTTGAATTCTTCCGCCCACAGCGTCATCAGGTTGGCCAGAGTATCGGAACCGATGCTGGACAGGTTGCCCGACACACCGCTGGCCACCTCGTAGTCCTGCAGGTCGGGATCCAGCGCCGACCAACTGAGCTGGGCAGCAGTAAGCCCGGCGGCGGCGACTGCGATTTTAAACAGGGATTTGATGCTCATGGGATGCTCCAATAGCTCCAGTTTGTTGACCCGGCCACAGTACTACCTGATTATGACAAAATTATGACAACAGCATGTACTGCCACTATGCCGGAGCCGGAAATGCCAGGGTGAAAGTGCTGCCGACTCCGGGTTTACTGTCTATCCGCAACTGGGCGTTGTGGCCAGCGGCCACATGCTTGACGATCGCCAGTCCCAGGCCGGTGCCGCCGGTGCGCGAAGAACGACTGTCATCCACGCGATAGAAACGTTCGGTCAGACGCGGCAGATGTACCGGGTCGATGCCGATACCGCGATCCTCTACCGACAGCAGCAACTCCTGGCCCTGGCGCCGCCAGCGTACTGTCACAATACTGTCATCCTTGCTGTACTTGCAGGCGTTCAGCACCAGGTTGGAGGCAGCACTGTGCAACTCGCGATAATCGCCGTTGATCCGCTCGTTGCACTCCAGCTGCAACTCCAGCCGCCGCTGTGGGTGCGACGATTGCAGTTCACTTTCCAGCTCCTGCAGCAGGCTGGCGACGTCGACCTGCTCCGCTCGCGCCTTGCTGCGCACGGTCTCGATCCGCGACAGCCACAACAGGTCCTTGAGCAGCGTCTCCATACGCTGGGCCTGCTGCTCCATCTGCTGCAGCGGCCGCAGGAATCGCGGCTCCAGCTGGCCGCTGTTGGCCAAAATGGTATCGAGATACCCCTTGATCACTGTCAGCGGGGTGCGCAGTTCATGGGATACATTGCCGACGAAATCCCGCCGCATCTGCTCCAGCCGCGCTTCCTTGGTCACATCGCGCACAAACACCAGCCGGTCGCCACTGCCGAAAGGCGTCACCGCAAACTGGAGGAACTGCTCAGGTTCGCTCTTCAGGCGCAGCTGCAGCGGATCCTGAAAATCACCGGCCAGAAAGTAGCGGTGAAAGTCGGGCAGGCGCACCAGGTTCAGCAGCGCCTGCCCGCGGTCGGCCGGAAAGCGCAGGCCCAGAAGCCGCTCTGCCGCCGCGTTGCTCCATTCGATGCTGCCCGCCATCGATACCATCACCGCGCCGTCATGCATGGAGGAGAGTGAATCCTGCAGATAGTCCAGGCGCGACTGCAGCTGGGCCCTGCCCTGCCGGGCTTCACGCTGCAACTGGTAGAGCCGATCGTAGATGGCCCCCCATATTCCGGGTGCCTCGGGCGGTTCCTGCAATGGATCGGCCAGCCAGCGCCGCAGCCGCAGCAGCTGGTACAGCCAGCGCAGCAGCAACAGCAGCAGGACCAGCGCCAACAGCTGCGCGGGAAACCCCAGCAGCCAGCCGACCGCCGTACTGATGAACACAAACAAGGTCAGCCGGCGCAGCTCCGCCAGCCAGCTGCCCGTCGGCCTCACCGCGAGGGAACCCCGCGCGCCGAGAAGCGGTAACCGGTGCCGCGTACCGTCTGGATCAGATCACTGTAATCCTTGAGCGGGGTTTGCAGGGCCTTGCGCAGACGGCGGATATGCACGTCCACGGTGCGTTCTTCCACATAGACGTTGGCGCCCCACACATGGTCCAGCAGCTGGTTGCGGGTGTAGGCCCGCTCCGGGTGGGACATGAAAAACTGCAGCAGATTGAATTCGGTAGGCCCCATGTCCACCGGATCCTCCCCCAGGAAAATACGGCGGCTCTCGCCGTCCAGCACCAGCTCCGCGACCTGGATCCGGTCCTGCTGGTCCCCACCGGCGGCACGGCGCAACAGGGCCTTGATGCGGGCGATCAGCTCCCGCGGCGCGAAAGGCTTGGTGATATAGTCATCCGCGCCGACATCCAGCCCCTGGATCACGTTGTCCTCTGCGGTCTTCGCGGTCAGCATGATCACCGGCAGCTCCCGGGTGGCGTCGTTGCGCTTGAGCCGACGCAGCAGCTCCAGGCCGCTGCCGCCGGGCAACATCCAGTCCAGCAGCACGATGTCGGGGCGTTCGTCGACGATCAGGGCATGGGCATCCTGAATGTTCTCGGCCTCAATGCAGCGAAATTCCGCGATCTCCAGCGCCATCCGCAGCATGTCCCGGATAGCGAATTCGTCGTCGACGATCAGCACCTTGCGTTCATTCATCGGTCACAATTCCCTCGCATACATTCCCGTTCCGGGTATTAGATGAGGAAATTGTGACAATAAAATGACAATGCACGGGATTTCTGGTGGATTTTCAGATTGCACTTACTTTAGCCATCGGGTGCCTAGAATCCGGTCACTACTTCCGGAGGGTAATTTCGAGACACGCAGTGAACCCATCCATGGGGGCTCGGTTGCAGCATCCATGCTGCAAACGGCCTCGAAAGTACCCTCCGGAAGTAGCGCCCTCACACCAAACCAGGCCTTAAGTAAGTGCCATTCGGGCCACACTAGCGCAAACTGGCGTTGATATTGACCAACACCTTGTTGCCGGGACACAGATCCTCCTCCCGCAGGGAGTTCAGCGGCCGCCGGGACGTCTCCAATACATCGTGCAGATCGCGCGAGTCCTTGTTCATGTAGATCAGGCCGGTGAGGATCTGGCCCCTGGCCCGGTACTGTTCCAACGCGACCAGCGCGGAAACGCGGTCGAAGGGATCCAGGTCCTCCGACAGTTTCTCCAGATGCAGTACCGAACCGTCGTGCAGGGTCACCTCGTGGGCATGTCCCGCGGCGTAACTGGCGGTGATCTCCTCACGCATCGGGATGAAGTCGACAGTGCCGGTGGCCTCGGCGTGTTCGCGGACGAAATCGTAACTCTTGGTGGAAGCGGCGTTGTTGTTGAACGTGACACAGGGGGAGACCACATCGATCAGCGCAAAGCCCCGGTGCGAGATCGCAGCCTTGATCAGCGGTACCAGCTGCCCCTTGTCGCCGGAAAAGCTGCGGGCGACAAAGCTGGCCCCCAGCTGCAGCGCCAGGCCCGGCAGGTCGATGGCAGAGAAGGGGTTGGCGTCGCCCTTCTTGCTGGCCGAACCCTCGTCGGCGGTGGCGGAATCCTGGCCCTTGGTAAGACCGTAGCAACCGTTGTTCATGACGATATACACCATGTTCAGGTTGC
It contains:
- the phoR gene encoding phosphate regulon sensor histidine kinase PhoR, translated to MRPTGSWLAELRRLTLFVFISTAVGWLLGFPAQLLALVLLLLLLRWLYQLLRLRRWLADPLQEPPEAPGIWGAIYDRLYQLQREARQGRAQLQSRLDYLQDSLSSMHDGAVMVSMAGSIEWSNAAAERLLGLRFPADRGQALLNLVRLPDFHRYFLAGDFQDPLQLRLKSEPEQFLQFAVTPFGSGDRLVFVRDVTKEARLEQMRRDFVGNVSHELRTPLTVIKGYLDTILANSGQLEPRFLRPLQQMEQQAQRMETLLKDLLWLSRIETVRSKARAEQVDVASLLQELESELQSSHPQRRLELQLECNERINGDYRELHSAASNLVLNACKYSKDDSIVTVRWRRQGQELLLSVEDRGIGIDPVHLPRLTERFYRVDDSRSSRTGGTGLGLAIVKHVAAGHNAQLRIDSKPGVGSTFTLAFPAPA
- the phoB gene encoding phosphate regulon transcriptional regulator PhoB; amino-acid sequence: MNERKVLIVDDEFAIRDMLRMALEIAEFRCIEAENIQDAHALIVDERPDIVLLDWMLPGGSGLELLRRLKRNDATRELPVIMLTAKTAEDNVIQGLDVGADDYITKPFAPRELIARIKALLRRAAGGDQQDRIQVAELVLDGESRRIFLGEDPVDMGPTEFNLLQFFMSHPERAYTRNQLLDHVWGANVYVEERTVDVHIRRLRKALQTPLKDYSDLIQTVRGTGYRFSARGVPSR
- a CDS encoding 2-oxoacid:ferredoxin oxidoreductase subunit beta, encoding MSYQLPTFRHPELPVNELGYTRADYEGAISTLCAGCGHDSISGAIVRACHELSLEPHRIAKLSGIGCSSKAPTYFLGKSHGFNSVHGRMPSVVSGAAMANRDLLYLGVSGDGDTASIGMGQFAHAIRRNLNMVYIVMNNGCYGLTKGQDSATADEGSASKKGDANPFSAIDLPGLALQLGASFVARSFSGDKGQLVPLIKAAISHRGFALIDVVSPCVTFNNNAASTKSYDFVREHAEATGTVDFIPMREEITASYAAGHAHEVTLHDGSVLHLEKLSEDLDPFDRVSALVALEQYRARGQILTGLIYMNKDSRDLHDVLETSRRPLNSLREEDLCPGNKVLVNINASLR